From one Nocardioides yefusunii genomic stretch:
- a CDS encoding FG-GAP-like repeat-containing protein produces MSIIKNRLSTACQRTLTVVAAVALIAPAATVIELDVVTSGPDAPSSSATAGAVLSAAVPVESVEPQVNDYAIEIGEQADALAAESLPVEAHADHDHGDHADETDAHAGHSHGLPSDVAPDEVVTAAVSAPVEGYGAVGVTWGGDAVVSDAEIALQVRTRVGEEWSDWDALAYHDEHAPDPESAEGQGIRAGTEATVVGNVDEVEVRVDGVGALPEDLTLSVVDPGAVETRTEAPAIDTADSAAAPVAVPAAESIALSSGSVASDVPLVAAAAVTAPKPLIYSRAQWGADESIRDKSSLHYGKVQAGFVHHTVNANDYTSAEVPGIIRSIYAYHVKSKGWSDIGYNFLVDRFGRIWEGRYGGVEKAVVGAHTVNRNSNSFAGSAIGNFETVQPTSAMIDAYASLFAWKLGLNGVAADAKNIKINGATFQAISGHRDSAATACPGQHLYAKIGDIRKKAKALQGTTGSTNTPQTPAPTTPAPTTPAVPQFADPVIQSNLIGTAHPDILVRRTSDKKLFAIPTGGLSELAAPTTLYKSMATTTRVFTTPDMNGDGKADLVSISGKGATTVRYGNGKGKFTAGKSTHAGTAGYSLLVAAGDINRDGRADLVGRDAKGQGIAFLRNKHNKFARVKLNRTFKTVSALYPVGDVTGDGYPDLLARRKKDKALVIIRSTGSRSYAPAKKLAGDWSKLRDIVGGVDFDKDGKTDIVFRNTDGNVWVLPGLGNGTFESAALGPIAKNTAVSALSTAPLNGTSNPDVLGRVGKSVVVLKNTGKFELGTPVSLKISMPTATAIVNAGDFNKDGKGDVMAVRENGQLILRTGDGTGGLSKAIVIGSGFTGVTNIQAVGDVTRDGHPDLMGTQGGVTKIWPGQGTAKLKAAIAAPNFKAPLARLKTASAYDPTQYDWKLTVSDLRLGAGTTDLVVRERTTGRLHVFENTAKGIGSRRYLGRGLGVYDLAG; encoded by the coding sequence ATGAGCATCATCAAGAACCGGTTGAGCACCGCCTGCCAGCGCACGCTGACAGTCGTGGCAGCCGTTGCCCTGATCGCACCCGCAGCGACCGTCATCGAACTCGACGTCGTCACCTCCGGGCCGGACGCACCCTCCTCGTCGGCGACGGCCGGCGCGGTCCTGAGCGCTGCCGTGCCCGTCGAGAGCGTCGAGCCGCAGGTCAACGACTACGCGATCGAGATCGGCGAGCAGGCGGACGCCCTCGCGGCCGAGTCCCTCCCGGTCGAGGCGCACGCCGACCACGACCACGGCGATCACGCCGACGAGACGGACGCCCACGCAGGGCACAGCCACGGCTTGCCTTCCGACGTCGCGCCGGACGAGGTCGTCACGGCTGCGGTGTCCGCACCCGTCGAGGGCTACGGCGCCGTCGGTGTCACCTGGGGTGGCGACGCCGTCGTGTCCGACGCCGAGATCGCGCTGCAGGTCCGCACCCGCGTCGGTGAGGAGTGGAGCGACTGGGACGCGCTGGCCTACCACGACGAGCACGCCCCCGACCCCGAGAGCGCGGAGGGCCAGGGCATCCGCGCCGGCACCGAGGCCACCGTCGTCGGCAACGTCGACGAGGTCGAGGTACGCGTCGACGGTGTCGGTGCGCTCCCCGAGGACCTGACTCTCTCGGTCGTGGACCCGGGCGCCGTCGAGACCCGCACCGAGGCCCCGGCGATCGACACCGCCGACAGCGCTGCCGCCCCCGTCGCGGTCCCGGCCGCCGAGAGCATCGCGCTGAGCAGCGGATCCGTCGCCTCCGACGTCCCTCTCGTGGCGGCTGCCGCCGTCACCGCACCCAAGCCGCTGATCTACTCGCGTGCCCAGTGGGGTGCCGACGAGTCGATCCGCGACAAGTCCTCGCTCCACTACGGCAAGGTCCAGGCCGGCTTCGTGCACCACACGGTGAACGCCAACGACTACACCTCTGCCGAGGTGCCGGGCATCATCCGCAGCATCTACGCGTACCACGTGAAGTCCAAGGGCTGGAGCGACATCGGCTACAACTTCCTGGTCGACCGCTTCGGCCGCATCTGGGAAGGCCGCTACGGCGGGGTGGAGAAGGCCGTCGTCGGTGCCCACACCGTCAACCGCAACTCCAACTCGTTCGCCGGTTCCGCGATCGGCAACTTCGAGACCGTGCAGCCCACCAGCGCGATGATCGACGCCTACGCCTCCCTCTTCGCCTGGAAGCTCGGCCTCAACGGCGTCGCCGCCGACGCGAAGAACATCAAGATCAACGGCGCCACGTTCCAGGCCATCAGCGGCCACCGCGACTCCGCCGCGACTGCCTGCCCCGGCCAGCACCTCTACGCCAAGATCGGCGACATCCGGAAGAAGGCCAAGGCACTGCAGGGAACCACCGGTTCCACCAACACCCCGCAGACCCCGGCACCGACCACTCCGGCACCGACCACCCCGGCCGTCCCGCAGTTCGCCGACCCGGTGATCCAGTCCAACCTGATCGGCACCGCGCACCCCGACATCCTGGTGCGCCGTACGTCGGACAAGAAGCTCTTCGCGATCCCCACCGGTGGCCTCTCCGAGCTGGCAGCCCCCACGACCCTCTACAAGTCGATGGCGACGACCACCCGCGTCTTCACCACCCCCGACATGAACGGCGACGGCAAGGCCGACCTCGTCAGCATCTCGGGCAAGGGCGCCACCACGGTTCGGTACGGCAACGGCAAGGGCAAGTTCACCGCCGGCAAGTCGACCCACGCCGGCACCGCCGGGTACAGCCTCCTGGTCGCCGCCGGCGACATCAACCGTGACGGTCGCGCGGACCTCGTGGGCCGCGACGCCAAGGGCCAGGGAATCGCCTTCCTGCGCAACAAGCACAACAAGTTCGCACGGGTGAAGCTGAACCGCACGTTCAAGACCGTGAGCGCTCTCTACCCCGTGGGCGACGTGACCGGCGACGGTTACCCCGACCTTCTGGCACGGCGCAAGAAGGACAAGGCCCTCGTCATCATCCGCAGCACCGGCTCGCGCAGTTACGCCCCGGCCAAGAAGTTGGCCGGTGACTGGAGCAAGCTCCGCGACATCGTCGGCGGCGTCGACTTCGACAAGGACGGCAAGACCGACATCGTCTTCCGCAACACCGATGGCAACGTCTGGGTCCTGCCGGGTCTCGGCAACGGAACCTTCGAGAGCGCCGCTCTGGGCCCGATCGCCAAGAACACCGCCGTCAGCGCACTGAGCACCGCCCCGCTCAACGGCACCTCCAACCCGGACGTCCTGGGCCGCGTGGGCAAGTCGGTCGTCGTCCTCAAGAACACCGGCAAGTTCGAGCTCGGCACCCCGGTCAGCCTCAAGATCTCGATGCCGACCGCCACCGCGATCGTCAACGCCGGCGACTTCAACAAGGACGGCAAGGGCGACGTCATGGCCGTGCGTGAGAACGGTCAGCTGATCCTGCGCACCGGCGACGGGACCGGCGGTCTCTCCAAGGCGATCGTGATCGGCTCCGGTTTCACCGGCGTCACCAACATCCAGGCCGTCGGCGACGTCACCCGTGACGGTCACCCCGACCTGATGGGCACCCAGGGTGGCGTCACCAAGATCTGGCCCGGCCAGGGCACCGCGAAGCTGAAGGCGGCCATTGCCGCACCCAACTTCAAGGCGCCGCTGGCCCGACTGAAGACGGCCTCGGCCTACGACCCCACCCAGTACGACTGGAAGCTGACGGTCAGCGACCTTCGCCTGGGCGCCGGCACCACGGACCTCGTCGTCCGTGAGCGCACCACGGGCCGCCTCCACGTCTTCGAGAACACCGCCAAGGGCATCGGATCGCGCCGCTACCTGGGTCGTGGCCTCGGGGTCTACGACCTGGCCGGGTGA
- a CDS encoding TIGR03089 family protein, whose translation MSASAPTTFSAALSSVMRLSPGEPLVTFYDHSTFERVELSVITYANWVSKAAGLLADEHDLERGARIRLDLPTHWLGTVFLGAAWTVGLDVVLDDSVADSELDAVVCGPDSLERWAEIADDVPVLACSLLPLGVRFREPLPAGVHDVGVEVWGQPDAFTAWDAPTGADAAVTTAAGTLTQAQTWETAASGSLLTDRGRLLTTLNPTSPSGVNVFTEPLVRAGSVVLVARPDADRLDAVAAQERTTSVLVNPS comes from the coding sequence ATGAGCGCCTCAGCCCCCACCACCTTCTCCGCCGCCCTGTCCAGTGTCATGCGGCTCTCCCCCGGCGAACCGCTGGTCACCTTCTACGACCACTCCACCTTCGAGCGCGTCGAGCTCTCCGTCATCACCTACGCCAACTGGGTCTCCAAGGCCGCCGGACTGCTCGCCGACGAGCACGATCTCGAGCGTGGCGCCCGGATCCGTCTCGACCTGCCCACGCACTGGCTCGGCACCGTCTTCCTGGGTGCGGCGTGGACGGTCGGACTCGACGTGGTCCTGGACGACTCCGTGGCCGACTCCGAGCTCGACGCCGTGGTCTGCGGCCCCGACTCCCTGGAGCGTTGGGCAGAGATCGCCGACGACGTCCCGGTGCTGGCCTGCAGCCTGCTCCCCCTCGGCGTGCGTTTCCGTGAGCCGCTCCCCGCCGGTGTCCACGACGTCGGCGTGGAGGTGTGGGGCCAGCCCGACGCGTTCACCGCATGGGACGCCCCCACGGGCGCCGACGCAGCCGTCACGACCGCTGCGGGGACCCTCACCCAGGCGCAGACGTGGGAGACGGCCGCGTCCGGGAGTCTCCTCACCGACCGCGGCCGTCTCCTGACGACGCTGAACCCGACTTCCCCATCAGGTGTCAACGTCTTCACCGAGCCGCTCGTGCGAGCGGGTTCGGTGGTTCTGGTGGCTCGTCCGGACGCCGACCGTCTCGACGCCGTGGCTGCTCAGGAGCGGACGACCAGCGTCCTGGTCAATCCTTCCTGA
- a CDS encoding mannose-1-phosphate guanylyltransferase, translating to MTDTQQLPDLWAVVPAGGAGTRLWPLSRRTAPKFLLDLTGAGRTLLQSTVDRLAPLAGDRVMVVTGAVHADAVRAQLPEIDGDRVVAEPSPRDSMAAIGLAAAFLEASEPDAVMASFAADHVITDTAGFQRAVTEAVEAARLGWLVTIGIQPTGPATGFGYIRSGADIAGTAARVVEQFVEKPSREVAQGYLATGAYRWNAGMFVVRPGVLLELLAETDPAFAKALRGIAADPSTLPEVWPTLPKIAIDHAVAEPAAAAGRVASVTGGFGWDDVGDFASLGDLLRDLRAGQGQQAPDVEVIGDAALVRTVDAGGLVVPASGRTVAVIGLDDVVVVDTPDALLVTTRERAQEVKAIVAGLTADGRADLT from the coding sequence ATGACCGACACGCAGCAGCTCCCCGACCTGTGGGCCGTGGTGCCCGCCGGTGGCGCCGGGACCCGCCTCTGGCCGCTCTCGCGCAGGACCGCCCCCAAGTTCCTGCTGGACCTCACCGGTGCCGGCCGCACGCTCCTCCAGAGCACCGTGGACCGTCTGGCCCCCCTGGCTGGCGACCGCGTCATGGTGGTCACCGGCGCGGTGCACGCCGACGCCGTGCGCGCCCAGCTCCCCGAGATCGACGGCGACCGTGTGGTCGCCGAACCCTCCCCGCGGGACTCGATGGCAGCGATCGGTCTCGCGGCCGCGTTCCTGGAGGCCAGTGAACCCGACGCGGTGATGGCCTCCTTCGCCGCCGACCACGTCATCACCGACACCGCCGGTTTCCAACGTGCCGTCACCGAGGCCGTCGAGGCCGCACGCCTCGGTTGGCTGGTGACCATCGGCATCCAGCCGACCGGCCCCGCCACCGGCTTCGGCTACATCCGCTCCGGCGCTGACATCGCGGGCACCGCAGCCCGCGTCGTCGAGCAGTTCGTCGAGAAGCCGAGCCGAGAGGTGGCCCAGGGGTACCTCGCCACCGGCGCCTACCGCTGGAACGCCGGCATGTTCGTGGTGCGCCCCGGGGTGCTGCTGGAGCTGCTGGCCGAGACCGACCCGGCGTTCGCCAAGGCCCTTCGCGGCATCGCCGCCGACCCGTCGACGCTGCCCGAGGTGTGGCCGACGCTGCCCAAGATCGCGATCGACCACGCCGTTGCCGAACCCGCAGCCGCGGCCGGACGTGTCGCCAGCGTCACTGGTGGCTTCGGGTGGGACGACGTCGGTGACTTCGCCTCCCTGGGCGACCTGCTCCGCGACCTGCGTGCGGGACAGGGACAGCAGGCTCCTGACGTCGAGGTGATCGGTGACGCGGCGCTGGTGCGCACCGTCGACGCCGGTGGCCTCGTCGTTCCTGCCTCCGGTCGCACGGTGGCCGTGATCGGCCTCGACGACGTGGTCGTGGTCGACACCCCCGACGCCCTGCTGGTCACCACGCGTGAGCGGGCCCAGGAGGTCAAGGCGATCGTCGCCGGTCTCACTGCCGACGGACGCGCCGACCTGACCTGA
- a CDS encoding DUF3105 domain-containing protein — MAKQEKNDRQAKLDAIRKQQKSAARRGNVMIIGVASALALLIIVAAAWKPVTDSIDRKKFSSKDFASIGAKADVCGEVITREDGDEGVSNHVEPGTPIDYPDAPPAYGQHFSSWDTNFDRKFYSDDRPDLGYLVHNLEHGYTVLWYDETIAGDADKLATVKGLAAKFDGNSMRNKFKAVPWTKADGEAFPKDQHVAFTHWSKGGQDNTDIKTVGVWQYCSEPSGAALEKFMKDYPYMDSPEPEAG; from the coding sequence GTGGCCAAGCAGGAGAAGAACGACCGGCAGGCGAAGCTCGATGCCATCCGCAAGCAGCAGAAGTCTGCCGCTCGCCGCGGCAACGTCATGATCATCGGTGTGGCCAGTGCTCTCGCACTGCTCATCATCGTGGCCGCTGCGTGGAAGCCCGTCACGGATTCGATCGACCGCAAGAAGTTCAGCTCCAAGGACTTCGCATCCATCGGCGCGAAGGCTGACGTGTGCGGCGAGGTCATCACCCGCGAGGACGGCGACGAGGGCGTCAGCAACCACGTCGAGCCGGGCACCCCGATCGACTACCCGGACGCGCCGCCGGCCTACGGTCAGCACTTCTCGTCCTGGGACACCAACTTCGACCGCAAGTTCTACTCCGACGACCGTCCCGACCTGGGCTACCTGGTGCACAACCTGGAGCACGGCTACACCGTCCTCTGGTACGACGAGACCATCGCCGGCGACGCCGACAAGCTGGCCACCGTCAAGGGTCTGGCCGCGAAGTTCGACGGCAACTCCATGCGCAACAAGTTCAAGGCCGTGCCGTGGACCAAGGCCGACGGCGAGGCGTTCCCCAAGGACCAGCACGTCGCCTTCACCCACTGGTCCAAGGGCGGCCAGGACAACACCGACATCAAGACCGTCGGCGTGTGGCAGTACTGCTCGGAGCCGAGCGGCGCCGCTCTGGAGAAGTTCATGAAGGACTACCCCTACATGGACTCCCCGGAGCCCGAGGCCGGCTGA
- the cofE gene encoding coenzyme F420-0:L-glutamate ligase: MTARSGEITVTAPDGLGEIVPGTDLAVVVADLMDLMDGDVVVVTSKIVSKAEGRIRPSDDASYEQAFADETIRVVARRGMTRIVRNRLGLVMAAAGIDRSNVEAGTIVLLPADPDATARTLRERLAELAGVNVGVVVTDTAGRAWRDGQTDIAIGVAGLTPAEVFAGSVDSYGNPLAVTLPAVADEIAGAAELAQGKLGGRPLARVRGRADLVLPRGDHGPGAVSLQRGEGADLFGFGAREAVVTALATDETWWHVFGAAAASEEFTTALRRVFPDLQTTRLEEDLVEVQLAAPAPASVLRAVAVSHGWRPVEATPEAALVTSACFSPTRP; the protein is encoded by the coding sequence ATGACCGCACGCAGCGGCGAGATCACCGTCACCGCACCCGACGGCCTCGGCGAGATCGTCCCCGGCACTGACCTGGCCGTCGTCGTGGCTGACCTGATGGACCTGATGGACGGCGACGTCGTCGTGGTCACCTCCAAGATCGTCTCCAAGGCCGAGGGCCGGATCCGCCCCAGCGACGACGCCTCCTACGAACAGGCGTTCGCGGACGAGACCATCCGGGTGGTGGCGCGCCGGGGCATGACCCGGATCGTGCGGAACCGTCTCGGTCTGGTGATGGCCGCGGCCGGGATCGATCGATCCAACGTCGAGGCCGGCACCATCGTGCTGCTGCCCGCGGACCCCGACGCCACCGCGCGCACCCTGCGTGAGCGACTGGCCGAGCTGGCCGGGGTCAACGTCGGGGTCGTCGTCACCGACACCGCAGGACGAGCCTGGCGTGACGGCCAGACCGACATCGCGATCGGCGTCGCCGGGCTGACCCCGGCCGAGGTGTTCGCGGGCAGCGTCGACTCCTACGGCAACCCGCTCGCCGTCACCCTCCCGGCCGTGGCCGACGAGATCGCCGGCGCCGCAGAGCTGGCCCAGGGCAAGCTCGGGGGACGTCCGCTGGCCCGTGTGCGGGGACGCGCCGACCTGGTGCTCCCGCGCGGCGACCACGGCCCGGGGGCTGTCTCCCTGCAGCGCGGCGAGGGCGCCGACCTGTTCGGCTTCGGTGCCCGCGAGGCGGTGGTGACCGCCCTGGCCACCGACGAGACCTGGTGGCACGTCTTCGGAGCAGCCGCCGCGAGCGAGGAGTTCACGACCGCCCTGCGTCGGGTCTTCCCCGACCTGCAGACCACACGTCTCGAGGAGGATCTCGTCGAGGTCCAGCTCGCCGCCCCGGCTCCCGCCTCGGTGCTGCGTGCCGTCGCCGTCAGCCACGGTTGGCGGCCGGTCGAGGCCACGCCCGAGGCCGCTCTGGTCACTTCGGCGTGCTTCTCACCGACTCGTCCGTAG
- the cofD gene encoding 2-phospho-L-lactate transferase, whose amino-acid sequence MRNVTVLSGGMGGARFLRGLLHGISTSTVPGLTKDTHVTVIGNTADDTWLHGLKICPDLDTVMYTLGGGIDDERGWGRRAETWSVKEELAAYGVEPTWFGLGDRDVATHLVRTQMLEAGYPLSVVTEALCRRWNPGVTLLPMTDDRVETHVAVTDPDSPSGRRVVHFQEYWVRMRAEVPAEAVLTVGLDSSTPAPGVVEAITGADLVVLPPSNPVVSVGTILGVPGVREALSSTTAKVVGLSPIVAGSHVRGMANQLLTATGVEVSAAGVGLHYGARSSGGVLDGWLVDTADADAVPALQGAGIAAAAVPLMMTDETATAAMVSAAIELVSA is encoded by the coding sequence ATGCGCAACGTCACAGTGCTCTCCGGTGGTATGGGCGGAGCCCGCTTTCTCCGCGGACTTCTCCACGGCATCAGCACGTCCACCGTACCCGGGCTCACCAAGGACACCCACGTCACTGTCATCGGCAACACCGCCGACGACACGTGGCTCCACGGGCTCAAGATCTGCCCCGATCTCGACACCGTCATGTACACCCTCGGCGGTGGCATCGACGACGAGCGCGGCTGGGGCCGACGCGCGGAGACCTGGAGCGTCAAGGAGGAGCTGGCCGCCTACGGCGTCGAGCCCACCTGGTTCGGCCTGGGAGACCGCGACGTGGCCACCCACCTCGTCCGCACCCAGATGCTCGAGGCCGGCTACCCGCTCTCGGTGGTCACCGAGGCACTCTGCCGCCGTTGGAACCCCGGCGTCACCCTGCTGCCGATGACCGACGACCGGGTCGAGACCCACGTCGCCGTCACCGACCCCGACTCCCCCTCCGGCCGACGCGTCGTCCACTTCCAGGAGTACTGGGTCCGGATGCGCGCCGAGGTGCCCGCCGAGGCCGTCCTCACCGTCGGCCTCGACTCCTCCACCCCCGCGCCGGGCGTCGTCGAGGCGATCACCGGAGCCGACCTCGTCGTCCTCCCACCGAGCAACCCCGTCGTCTCGGTCGGCACCATCCTCGGCGTGCCCGGCGTCCGCGAGGCCCTGTCCTCCACCACCGCCAAGGTCGTCGGCCTCTCCCCGATCGTGGCCGGCAGCCACGTGCGCGGCATGGCCAACCAGCTCCTCACCGCCACCGGCGTCGAGGTCTCCGCAGCGGGCGTGGGCCTGCACTACGGTGCCCGCAGCAGCGGTGGAGTGCTCGACGGCTGGCTGGTCGACACCGCCGACGCCGACGCCGTGCCCGCCCTGCAGGGCGCCGGGATCGCGGCCGCCGCGGTGCCGCTGATGATGACCGACGAGACCGCCACGGCGGCGATGGTCTCCGCCGCGATCGAGCTGGTGTCGGCATGA
- a CDS encoding WhiB family transcriptional regulator produces MRELFLLDSGAEEMGWQERALCAQTDPEAFFPEKGGSTREAKKVCLTCDVRTDCLEYALMNDERFGIWGGLSERERRKLKKLAV; encoded by the coding sequence ATGAGGGAACTGTTTCTCCTGGACTCCGGCGCCGAAGAAATGGGTTGGCAGGAGCGCGCACTGTGCGCCCAGACCGACCCGGAGGCGTTCTTCCCTGAGAAGGGTGGATCCACCAGGGAGGCCAAGAAGGTCTGTCTGACCTGCGACGTCCGCACTGACTGCCTCGAGTACGCCCTGATGAACGACGAACGTTTCGGCATCTGGGGTGGCCTCTCCGAGCGCGAGCGCCGCAAGCTGAAGAAGCTGGCCGTCTGA
- a CDS encoding glycosyltransferase family 2 protein, translating to MIVSAVLVTHDGARWLPQVLEGLASQTRPVDRVVAVDTGSRDETPELLRPVIGESRTVTAPVDTGYPTAVRLGLDLLGPAERPEDEWVWLLHDDSAPAPDALEQLLRVVAERPEADVLGPKLREWPSLRRLLELGVTISGTGRRETGLELGEFDQGQHDDVRQVLAVNTAGMLVRRAVLDELGGLDEAMGVFGNDLDFGWRAAAAGHTTLVAPGAVVFHAEAAHRGLRRTPLTGKHTHYAERRAALLVLLSNVESRRLLWTTLRLAVGSVLRVLGLLLTRQVGQSLDELAALVNVYARPGTVRAARARRRAARGGSAEAVDALRPPWWLPYRHGLDAVQEIASAVVGQAHDVADRRRAAKAEEAAAHGPAPVVAPRTAPGLDAADDDEDMYDDTGIVVRFLTNPIAVLVSLFVLVSLVAARAAVGDISGGALSPVPAGGTADWWRLHVESRHPLGTGTDVPAPGYVAVLALAGIFTGGNAVAVMSTLMLLAVPVALWGAWRFLRLVGRLVDPDGINRWVLTWGSVTYALLPATSGAWGEGRFGTVVLAALLPWLAHAALGFADPEPARRWRAAWRTGLLLALSAAFVPAVWLFALLAAAIVVAAGFAIAPALLRERSAWGPPALALGLVPLLLLPWLLSLVATGSFAGLFLEAGRLPVAAVDFTDLLSGRLSSLGAPGWFGIPVLVLAVLALVPGATRIPVTIGWLVALPAAVVVAVLGAVVLHLPATDTPPSLGFFVVVIQGAFLTAATLGAGAMVRRLHRSTASGYPLWQRGVAGVAAAAAAVVPVAGLGWWLVAPNSFGVDEVEVVPAYMAQSSLDGDEHGVLVLRGSVEDGLTYRVRRGDGVTVGEDEILGLADEDQRLTGVVQGLASAPVAEHVIELAGLGIEYVVMPGPVDGRVSGGLDAVDGLVQASAGDRNTRAWRVDHSLDGSAVSSHVGVGRVLLVVVQAVLFLVTLVAAGPSFLSARRRA from the coding sequence ATGATCGTCTCCGCGGTTCTCGTCACCCACGACGGCGCGAGGTGGCTGCCCCAGGTGCTGGAGGGGCTCGCGTCCCAGACGCGCCCCGTCGACCGAGTGGTCGCCGTCGACACCGGAAGTCGTGACGAGACTCCCGAACTCCTGCGTCCCGTGATCGGGGAGTCGCGCACCGTCACCGCCCCCGTCGACACCGGTTACCCCACCGCCGTGCGCCTCGGCCTTGATCTCCTGGGGCCTGCCGAGCGTCCCGAGGACGAGTGGGTCTGGCTGCTGCACGACGACTCCGCGCCCGCGCCCGACGCCTTGGAGCAGTTGCTCCGGGTGGTGGCCGAACGCCCCGAGGCCGACGTCCTCGGACCGAAGCTGCGCGAGTGGCCCTCGCTGCGCCGCCTCCTCGAACTCGGGGTCACGATCTCCGGCACGGGGCGTCGCGAGACCGGCCTCGAACTCGGCGAGTTCGACCAGGGACAGCACGACGACGTGCGTCAGGTCCTCGCCGTGAACACCGCCGGCATGCTGGTGCGTCGTGCCGTCCTCGACGAGCTCGGTGGCCTCGACGAGGCGATGGGCGTCTTCGGCAACGACCTCGACTTCGGCTGGCGTGCCGCTGCCGCCGGTCACACCACCCTGGTCGCGCCCGGCGCGGTCGTCTTCCATGCCGAGGCCGCCCACCGCGGCCTGCGCCGGACTCCGCTGACCGGCAAGCACACCCACTACGCCGAGCGCCGGGCCGCGCTGCTGGTGCTGCTCTCGAACGTGGAGTCGCGACGCCTGCTCTGGACCACGTTGCGCCTGGCCGTGGGATCGGTGCTCCGTGTCCTCGGCCTGCTGCTGACCCGTCAGGTGGGGCAGTCCCTGGACGAACTCGCAGCGCTCGTCAACGTCTACGCCCGCCCCGGTACCGTCCGGGCGGCCCGGGCCCGCCGTCGTGCTGCCCGTGGCGGCAGCGCCGAGGCCGTCGACGCCCTGCGTCCGCCCTGGTGGCTCCCGTACCGGCACGGCCTCGACGCCGTCCAGGAGATCGCGAGCGCCGTGGTCGGTCAGGCCCACGACGTCGCCGACCGTCGGCGCGCCGCGAAGGCGGAGGAGGCAGCGGCCCACGGGCCCGCTCCCGTCGTCGCACCGCGCACGGCTCCCGGGCTCGACGCCGCGGACGACGACGAGGACATGTACGACGACACCGGCATCGTGGTCCGGTTCCTCACCAACCCGATCGCCGTCCTGGTCTCTCTCTTCGTCCTGGTCAGCCTGGTGGCGGCACGTGCTGCCGTCGGCGACATCTCCGGCGGCGCGCTCTCGCCGGTCCCGGCCGGCGGCACTGCTGACTGGTGGCGTCTGCACGTCGAGAGTCGGCACCCGCTCGGCACCGGCACCGACGTGCCTGCACCCGGGTACGTCGCGGTGCTCGCACTGGCCGGGATCTTCACCGGCGGCAACGCCGTGGCGGTCATGAGTACGCTGATGCTCCTCGCCGTCCCGGTGGCGCTCTGGGGGGCGTGGCGGTTCCTGCGCCTGGTCGGACGCCTTGTCGACCCTGACGGCATCAACCGGTGGGTCCTGACGTGGGGGTCGGTCACCTACGCCCTGCTCCCGGCGACCTCGGGGGCCTGGGGAGAGGGCCGGTTCGGCACCGTCGTCCTGGCTGCTCTGCTGCCGTGGCTCGCCCACGCTGCCCTCGGGTTCGCCGATCCTGAGCCCGCACGCCGCTGGCGCGCGGCCTGGCGTACCGGCCTGCTGCTGGCCCTGAGCGCCGCCTTCGTCCCCGCGGTCTGGCTCTTCGCCCTGCTCGCCGCGGCGATCGTGGTCGCGGCAGGCTTCGCGATCGCTCCGGCACTGCTGCGCGAACGGTCGGCCTGGGGTCCGCCCGCGTTGGCGCTCGGCCTGGTTCCGCTGCTGCTGCTGCCCTGGCTGCTCTCGCTGGTGGCCACCGGTTCGTTCGCGGGCCTCTTCTTGGAGGCGGGCCGTCTGCCGGTCGCCGCCGTCGACTTCACCGACCTGCTCTCGGGCCGTCTCTCCTCCCTCGGTGCGCCCGGGTGGTTCGGCATCCCGGTGCTGGTGCTGGCGGTACTGGCCCTGGTGCCGGGCGCCACCCGGATCCCGGTCACGATCGGGTGGCTGGTGGCGCTGCCGGCTGCCGTCGTCGTCGCTGTCCTGGGTGCCGTGGTGCTGCATCTGCCGGCCACCGACACCCCGCCGAGCCTCGGCTTCTTCGTCGTCGTCATCCAAGGCGCCTTCCTCACCGCAGCCACGCTCGGCGCGGGTGCGATGGTGCGTCGCCTGCACAGATCCACCGCGTCCGGGTACCCGCTCTGGCAGCGTGGTGTCGCCGGTGTCGCGGCTGCTGCGGCCGCCGTCGTCCCGGTCGCGGGCCTCGGCTGGTGGCTGGTGGCCCCCAACTCGTTCGGCGTCGACGAGGTCGAGGTCGTCCCCGCCTACATGGCCCAGAGTTCGCTCGACGGTGACGAGCACGGCGTCCTGGTGCTGCGCGGAAGCGTCGAGGACGGACTCACGTACCGGGTGCGCCGCGGTGACGGTGTGACCGTCGGGGAGGACGAGATCCTCGGACTGGCCGACGAGGACCAGCGCCTCACCGGCGTCGTGCAGGGCCTCGCCTCCGCGCCGGTCGCCGAGCACGTCATCGAGCTGGCCGGTCTCGGGATCGAGTACGTGGTGATGCCCGGACCGGTCGACGGCCGGGTCTCCGGTGGTCTCGATGCCGTGGACGGTCTCGTCCAGGCCAGCGCGGGGGACCGCAACACCCGTGCCTGGCGCGTCGACCACTCTCTGGACGGCTCTGCCGTCAGCAGCCACGTCGGCGTCGGTCGGGTGCTGTTGGTGGTCGTCCAGGCCGTTCTGTTCCTGGTCACCCTGGTGGCCGCCGGACCCTCCTTCCTCTCCGCACGGAGGCGCGCATGA